In Ktedonobacteraceae bacterium, the DNA window AGAAATTTACGTAGGTGAGATTGAACGAGGGCAGAAGTATCCCTCCTCGAAGGTTCTTGAAAGTCTGGCTAACGCGCTCGACCTGGATATAGCGGATTTGCTAGAACTGATGGCGGATGAAATTCGTGGCGAACGTATGCCACAAACCGCGAACGCTATCGGCTTCACGTTGCCATCCACGCCCAACCAGCCTCACCGCATCGTGGTCAAAAAGATTGTCAATATGCTCAACGAGGGTGAGGTGGAGAGCGTAGTAAACTTCAGCGAATTTTTGCTTTCCAGGCGTATTAATCAGTAGCTTGAGAAGCCGGAATCCGTGGAAGTTTCTTCTCTACTCCCACGGTAGGATTGCCCCGTAATCATGCGTAAGCGTTAACGCATCCTTCGGCGTATTGACATGGCGTGGGGGCGACTCGAAAGATTGATAAGGACGCAGGCGCAGGCGAACGCGCCGCTCCCTGATAACACGCTCTCTTGTCGCATCACGCACCGATTCCGGCATTGGCTGGCCGGCCATCAAGCTTGAAATAGCCATACTCATGTCAACGACTTTTTCAAGGTCGGTATCGATGGTAGCATCGATTTCGGCGTGGCAGTACAGCAGCAGATAAGATGGCGGCCACTTCTCGTCGAGAACACAGAATGAAACTTTAGGGTCGCGCTTCACGGATTTGGCTTTGCCGCGGCCCTCCATAGTAGAAATAAGCAGGTCATTTCCGTCCATGACGTAGTAGACGATTGTCATGGCCGGGCCTGAGTTCTTGCGATTCGTGCCGAAAACACCCACGCGGTGAGCGCGAACGAAAGCTCTTCGTTCTTCCTTATTCATAGTCTACCCTTTCTTCAAGTGCTTTCTTCAGGTTTCAGGAACTGGCAGAACCTGCCCGCCTTCCTGACTTTTTAGGTCCGGTGGCATTCATACCACCCTGCGAGATTTGCAGGGCCGTTCGTACAGCTGCCGGTTCGTACTCCGGCGTCAATTGAGCCAGAAGCGTCAGGGCGGTGCGAGCAAGATGCTGTGTCAAACGATATGCCGCCGTTTCAGTATCTCGCGCAACACACGCCTGCAAAATCGCCTCATGTTCAGTATCAGCGATCACGCGATTACGAGGATCGCTCTGCATGTACATGCGCCGGTAAAATGTGCAGCGATCAGCATAGCCCGCGATTGTATCATAGAGATATTCACCGGCGTATGCTACGAGGAGCCTGTGAAACCGGCGGTGTGGTTCCTCCCGGCTCTCCGCGTCTCTGGCAGCAAGTAATTCCGCGAGCGTGTTTTGCAGCATAGCGATATCATGCGCATGCAGGCGAGGAACGGTCAATCGAATGCCCAGTGCCTCGAGGAGAACGCGGCTGGCATAGATACTGTCAAGAACCCGCGGATTGAAAGAGGGAATGCGGGCGCGCTGGTTATGTTCAGCCTCGACCAATCCCTCCTTTTGTAGCATGCGTAGCGCTTCCCGCAGCGGCGTGCGGCTTACTCCTAGCGCTCCCGCCAGTTCAACCTGCGACAGCATAGTTCCAGGTGCATAGGCTCCATCCAGAATCAGCTTGCGCAGGCGATAATACAGAGCCACAACCCCGTTCAAATCCTCCCCTTTATCAATGGAAGGTAAAGGTTGGATTTTCCCGGAGCTACTGCCCATTGCGCTTCTCCTTAGCAAGGATCGGATTGCGAAATAAGAAATTACTTAAGGCACAAGGCAAAATACGCTTCCTTTTGTTCGTTCTGTAAGGACGAAACTGCATACATATCAGCAGCTAATGGGTTGTAATTTCCCTTTCTGCATGTTACATTTAGCAGCAAGTGTATACATTAGTTTATGTTTTGTCAAGGTTTATCCCAGGAGTCCTCGTGCTCGCGAGTTCTTGCTGTAAAGTTCAGCTAGCACGTATTTAGTTGTACATCCCTTCGAAAGGAGATTTTTTATGTCAATTGTGAACGTCAAGCGTATCTCACATGTGGCATTGAAGACGAAAGATGTGGAGCAACAGATGGATTTCTATACAAAGATGGTGGGATTGGGTGAAACTGAGCGCGATAGCGCAGGTCGAGTCTATTTACGCTGCAATGCCAACCATCATTCCCTGATCCTCGTGCCATCCACTGAGACTGGGATTGACCACTACGCACTGGAAGTCGGCGGGCCGGCGGAATTCGAGACCGCGGCTACGGCTTTGACGCATGCCGGTATCCCGTATGAGATCGAGCAATCAGATGAACTCGGTCAGGGCACTTCTTTACGCTTGCGCGATCCCGAAGGATTTGTGATTGAATTGATCGGCGAGATGGCGCAGGTCGACGCGAATTATGGGCCGCGCGCTGTTCAACCGCGCAAACTTGGCCATATCACTTTCAAGGTAAGTGATTGCAAACGCAGCGCCGATTTCTACCAGGAAGTGCTGGGATTCCGCATTTCCGATTGGGTGGAAGATAAGTTCGTCTGGATGCGCTGCAATCCGGATCATCATGGGATTGCATGTTCCGTTGGTGATATGGCAAAGCTGCATCACTTCGCATTCGAGGTACAGGACCTTTCTTACCTGGCACGCCAGGCCGATCATCTCGCGCAGAATGGCTATTCCCTGATTTACGGGCCTGGTCGCCATGGACCCGGCAAGAATCTATTCGCCTATTTTCGGGACCTTGAGCGGAATATAGTCGAATTTACCTGCGATGTGCAGCAGATCTGGGATGACGCAACATACGAACCAAAGGTCTGGAGCATGCAGGAACAATGGTCGAATGTCTGGGGATCGCCTAAACCTGCCGATTTTTAATAGTGCAGGGGAGAACACCATGCGTATTCGCCCGCTCGAACCAGGTGAATTTGATGCGAGCCTGGCACCTGTGCTGGAGGATATTCTGCGCCTGCGCGGCACAGTCTATAACCTGCACCGGGTGCTTGCCCATAGCCCGAAGGCCTTACGCGCGTTCATGACCTTCTCAGCATACGTTCGTGATGAAGCCGACTTAAGCCCACGCCTGCGCGAACTGGCCGTGCTACGTGTGGCAACACTGCACAACGTGGCTTACGAAATTGCGCAGCATCAAGGCCCGGCAAAACGAGCAGGCCTGACGCAGGAACAGATTGCAAATGTTGCCAACTGGCGCGAACATGTAGATATCTTCGAGCCACAAGACCGTGCCGTGCTGCAATTTGCGGAGGAGACAGCCAGCACGTTCCGCGTTTCCGATGCAACCTTTTCCACCGCCAGCCAATATTTAAGTGAAAGCGAAATGGTTGACCTCGCACTTGTTGTAGGATGGTATCTGCTCTGCGCCTCTGTACTTGTGCCATTTGAAATTGAGCTTGAGGATTAACGATCACCATTTCTCATCTTTCCCAGGAGTGGCCTGTTCAGTATCGCCTCAATAGTTAAGAATCGTACTAAATGGGTGGGAAGTTTAGTACGCGCTTTTTTAGCTCATGAGTTGGAAGAGCGATGAATGAATGAAAGAGGCAATATATGACAGACCAGAATAACATCAATGAACAAAGCAAGCAGCAAAACCTGGAGCCTGATCGCGTCCAGAACGATCAACAGTACCTGACGACGAACCAGGGTGTGCGCATCAACCATACGGACGATTCTCTCAAGGCTGGAGAACGAGGACCAACGCTGCTGGAAGACTTCCACTTCCGTGAAAAGCTCATGCACTTTGATCACGAGCGCATACCGGAGCGTGTAGTGCATGCCCGTGGCAGCGGCGCCTTTGGATATTTCCAGGTCTATGAGCCAATGACCGAATATACGAAGGCAAGTTTTTTGCAAAATCCCTCGGTGAAGACGCCCGTCTTTGTGCGCTTTTCAACAGTAGTCGGCTCGCGTGGCTCGGCTGATACAGTACGTGATGTGAGAGGATTCGCGACGAAGTTTTATACCTCGGACGGTGTGTTTGACCTGGTGGGAAATAACTTCCCGGTCTTCTTCATTCAGGATGCCATCAAATTCCCCGACCTGGTACATGCCGTCAAGCCGGAGCCACCTGACGAGATGCCGCAGGCAGCTACGGCTCATAATACGGCCTGGGATTTCTTCTCATTGCTACCTGAATCGACTCACATGGTGATGTGGCTACTCTCAGATCGCGCGCTGCCGCGCAGTTTCCGCATGATGGAGGGCTTTGGAGTCCACACCTTCCGCTTCGTGAACGATCAGGGCAAGGCGCGCTTCGTCAAGTTCCACTGGAAGCCGGTGCTGGGCACCTATTCGCTGACCTGGGACGAGTCACAGCAACTGGCAGGAAAGGACCCCGACTGGCTGCGGCGCGATCTCTGGGAGGCCATCGAGAAAGGCGATTATCCAGAGTACGAACTGGGCGTGCAGATGTTCGAGGAATCGGAAGAATTTGCCTTCGCCTTCGATATTCTTGATCCAACCAAGATTTTGCCGGAGGAAGTCATACCCGTGCGGCTCATTGGTAAGATGACCTTGAACCGCAACCCGGACAACTTTTTCGCCGAGACAGAGCAGGTTGCGTTCCATCCAGGTCATGTCGTACCCGGCATTGACTTTACTGATGACCCTCTCTTACAGGGCAGGCTCTTTTCGTATCTCGACACCCAGCTGATTCGCCTGGGTGGGCCGAATTTCGCCGAGATACCTATCAATCGCCCCGTATCACCTGTTCATAACAACCAGCGCGACGGATACATGCGGCAGGCAATCAACGAGGGCCGGGCGAGTTACTACCCAAATTCGCTTGGCAAGGGCTGTCCGATGCTGGCGCCTGAGACGGCCCACGGCTATGTACATTATGCCGAGAAGATCGAGGGGAGAACGACTCGCGCTCGCAGCGAGAGCTTCAAGGACTTCTTCAGTCAGGCAACGCTCTTCTGGAAGAGCCTGACGTCGGTCGAGCAGGACCACCTGGTTGCCGCGGCCCACTTCGAATTAGGCCATGTGAATGTCAAAGAAGTGCGTGAGCGCATGGTCACGCTATTCAATTATGTTGACCATGATCTGGCAGTCCGCGTTGCGGAGGGTATCGGCGTGCCAGCTCCGGCAGAAAGAGTACATCCCAGCATCACTACTCCCACAGGCCGCCGCAATGTCGAGCGTTCTCCTGCGCTCAGTCTGGAGCACCTGGCGAAGAATACCATTAAGAGCCTGCGCATTGCGGTACTGGCCGCGGATGGCGTCGATGCCAATGCTTTACAAACCGTGAAGAAGGCGCTCGAGGAGAAAGGAGCGCATGTATTCGTCATCGCGAAAGGCCCTGGCTCTGTTAAGGGGGCAAAGGGCCAGGCAGTGCAGGTCGATGCCAGCGCAATTACGACCAGTTCGGTGATGTATGACGCGGTATTCGTTCCGGGTGGTCAGGAAAGCGTCTCGCAATTGCTGAAGCAAGGGAATGCTCGCCATTTCGTTGCCGAGGCCTTTAAGCATGGCAAGCCAATCGGGGCCGTAGGTGAGGGCGTCGAATTACTTGTGCGCTCCGACCTTCCGGGCCTATCCTCAGGCGGTGCGCTATCGAGCGGAGGACTGTCCAATTCAAATGGCGTCGTGACCATGCGCAACATGTCGGACATGAACTCGTTCATCCAGCAGTTTACAGCCGCCATAGCGAAACATCGCCACTGGTCTCGCCCGCAGGAGCAAGTACCAGCTTAAGAAGAGAGTGATGGCTAGATGCTTCCAAGTTGATCATGCGGCATGGGTAGGCAACAGAGAAACCTCCTTCTCCTTGTCAGGTGCGAACGGACTGCCGATATGACGAAGAATCTCGGCAGGCGTCCGAGCCAGTGCCTGAAAATGCGCCTCCAGATCCGCAAGGAGGAGGTCGAAGGTGCTACGATGATGATTATGCGTGACCACCCGCCGCGAGACGCGCCAGAGCCATTCAATACGGTTGGCGTCAGGATCATAGGCAGGGGTGTAGACCAGGCGCAGATGCTCTTTGAGTTCGGCCAGCATACCGCGCACGAGGAGAGAGCCAGCCGAGGTATGGGTCTTGAGATTGTCGGCAATCACGATGGCGATGCGTCCTCGTTGTTGAGAACGAGCCACAGCGCTACGCACTTGTTGACAGAAAACATCAGCAGTGCGCCCTGCGGCAACGCGGCCATCAAACCAACCATCACGCCAGTCCAGCAGGCCAAAGCCATAGACTTTCCGATTATCCCCAGGTGCTTCAACCAGGCGTTGCCCGCATCGTCCTTTCTGAGACCAGACGCGCGTGAGAGTGGGGTGAAAGGCCACTTGCATCTCGTCTTGCAGATACAGGTCAGCCTGTGGCAGCAGGGCAAGCAAATCAGCCAGGTCGTCGGGAAGCTGATCCCAAAGGTCAGCCTCAACCAGATCATGAACGGGTAGAGGTTCGGGTACAGTTGTACCGGCTAAAAGAACCTCTACCCGCAGGCGTTTCCCACGTAGTCCGTTTTCTCTTCCGCCTTGCGCTTCAGCGTCCAGGTGGAACGTTTGCAGACGTAGTCATGGGCATGTAAGTACACGCGAACCGTCTCTTCGGTGACGTGAATACCTGTCTGCTGGCCCAGATACGCCGCAAGTCCCTCGGTAGTCCAGTTCGCGGTCTCTACACCGACTTCATGAGGGTCCAACTCAATCACTCTCAGCAGTTCGGTTTCCCAGGCCGTTGTGACCCGTCGCTCTCGGCCTGGGGCAGTGCTCCGTGGAACGGCATCCAATCCGCCGTTCAAGAAGCGCTTGAGCACACGCACGACAGTGTCCGGGCTGCGCAGCACGGTTTGGGCAATCTGGCTCGACGTTTGTCCTCGCTGCGAGAGCAAGAGCATCTGGTAGCGTGTGCGTGTTTCGGCATCCGTTGTTTCTTCATAGCGCTGGCGCAGTTCGGCCAGTGTTGGTTTCTCCAATGAAGTGAGGGTTATGGGAGCGGTCATTCCGTCTTCCTTTCGTCACTTTTCCACTTCTCTCTGACACCTCGTCATGAGAATCGGCCACACACAGCCCTCTTGTTGTAATAC includes these proteins:
- a CDS encoding helix-turn-helix transcriptional regulator, which produces MADLQEIVGRVIRRERQDRQMTIKELGDKAGLSEIYVGEIERGQKYPSSKVLESLANALDLDIADLLELMADEIRGERMPQTANAIGFTLPSTPNQPHRIVVKKIVNMLNEGEVESVVNFSEFLLSRRINQ
- a CDS encoding pyridoxamine 5'-phosphate oxidase family protein yields the protein MNKEERRAFVRAHRVGVFGTNRKNSGPAMTIVYYVMDGNDLLISTMEGRGKAKSVKRDPKVSFCVLDEKWPPSYLLLYCHAEIDATIDTDLEKVVDMSMAISSLMAGQPMPESVRDATRERVIRERRVRLRLRPYQSFESPPRHVNTPKDALTLTHDYGAILPWE
- a CDS encoding GntR family transcriptional regulator, producing the protein MGSSSGKIQPLPSIDKGEDLNGVVALYYRLRKLILDGAYAPGTMLSQVELAGALGVSRTPLREALRMLQKEGLVEAEHNQRARIPSFNPRVLDSIYASRVLLEALGIRLTVPRLHAHDIAMLQNTLAELLAARDAESREEPHRRFHRLLVAYAGEYLYDTIAGYADRCTFYRRMYMQSDPRNRVIADTEHEAILQACVARDTETAAYRLTQHLARTALTLLAQLTPEYEPAAVRTALQISQGGMNATGPKKSGRRAGSASS
- a CDS encoding VOC family protein yields the protein MSIVNVKRISHVALKTKDVEQQMDFYTKMVGLGETERDSAGRVYLRCNANHHSLILVPSTETGIDHYALEVGGPAEFETAATALTHAGIPYEIEQSDELGQGTSLRLRDPEGFVIELIGEMAQVDANYGPRAVQPRKLGHITFKVSDCKRSADFYQEVLGFRISDWVEDKFVWMRCNPDHHGIACSVGDMAKLHHFAFEVQDLSYLARQADHLAQNGYSLIYGPGRHGPGKNLFAYFRDLERNIVEFTCDVQQIWDDATYEPKVWSMQEQWSNVWGSPKPADF
- a CDS encoding carboxymuconolactone decarboxylase family protein, whose translation is MRIRPLEPGEFDASLAPVLEDILRLRGTVYNLHRVLAHSPKALRAFMTFSAYVRDEADLSPRLRELAVLRVATLHNVAYEIAQHQGPAKRAGLTQEQIANVANWREHVDIFEPQDRAVLQFAEETASTFRVSDATFSTASQYLSESEMVDLALVVGWYLLCASVLVPFEIELED
- a CDS encoding catalase: MTDQNNINEQSKQQNLEPDRVQNDQQYLTTNQGVRINHTDDSLKAGERGPTLLEDFHFREKLMHFDHERIPERVVHARGSGAFGYFQVYEPMTEYTKASFLQNPSVKTPVFVRFSTVVGSRGSADTVRDVRGFATKFYTSDGVFDLVGNNFPVFFIQDAIKFPDLVHAVKPEPPDEMPQAATAHNTAWDFFSLLPESTHMVMWLLSDRALPRSFRMMEGFGVHTFRFVNDQGKARFVKFHWKPVLGTYSLTWDESQQLAGKDPDWLRRDLWEAIEKGDYPEYELGVQMFEESEEFAFAFDILDPTKILPEEVIPVRLIGKMTLNRNPDNFFAETEQVAFHPGHVVPGIDFTDDPLLQGRLFSYLDTQLIRLGGPNFAEIPINRPVSPVHNNQRDGYMRQAINEGRASYYPNSLGKGCPMLAPETAHGYVHYAEKIEGRTTRARSESFKDFFSQATLFWKSLTSVEQDHLVAAAHFELGHVNVKEVRERMVTLFNYVDHDLAVRVAEGIGVPAPAERVHPSITTPTGRRNVERSPALSLEHLAKNTIKSLRIAVLAADGVDANALQTVKKALEEKGAHVFVIAKGPGSVKGAKGQAVQVDASAITTSSVMYDAVFVPGGQESVSQLLKQGNARHFVAEAFKHGKPIGAVGEGVELLVRSDLPGLSSGGALSSGGLSNSNGVVTMRNMSDMNSFIQQFTAAIAKHRHWSRPQEQVPA
- a CDS encoding transposase, encoding MQVAFHPTLTRVWSQKGRCGQRLVEAPGDNRKVYGFGLLDWRDGWFDGRVAAGRTADVFCQQVRSAVARSQQRGRIAIVIADNLKTHTSAGSLLVRGMLAELKEHLRLVYTPAYDPDANRIEWLWRVSRRVVTHNHHRSTFDLLLADLEAHFQALARTPAEILRHIGSPFAPDKEKEVSLLPTHAA
- a CDS encoding helix-turn-helix domain-containing protein; the protein is MTAPITLTSLEKPTLAELRQRYEETTDAETRTRYQMLLLSQRGQTSSQIAQTVLRSPDTVVRVLKRFLNGGLDAVPRSTAPGRERRVTTAWETELLRVIELDPHEVGVETANWTTEGLAAYLGQQTGIHVTEETVRVYLHAHDYVCKRSTWTLKRKAEEKTDYVGNACG